The proteins below are encoded in one region of Sminthopsis crassicaudata isolate SCR6 chromosome 1, ASM4859323v1, whole genome shotgun sequence:
- the IGFALS gene encoding insulin-like growth factor-binding protein complex acid labile subunit, translating to MTQRKGAIPLAVQLLLLLWATLGPGAGSSSSPEGAEAGDPELLKCPGVCTCSYDDYSEELNVYCSSKNLTQLPSDLPGPTKALWLDGNNFTTLPTGAFKNLSSLDFLNLQSSQVGSLEPHAFHGLRALYHLHLERNRLKSLAPNTFLHTQNLVSLSLNNNHFSKVEEGLFAGLSNLWDLNLGWNSLVVLPDTLFHDLPNLRELVLAGNRLAYLQPQLFCSLTELRELDLSGNALRSIKANVFIKLQKLQKLYLSHNLISTVAPRAFLGLRSLRWLDLSHNRIGIIFEETFLGLLSLHVLRLSNNAISSLRPRTFKDLQILEELQLGHNKIRSLGERTFEGLGQLEVLTLNHNQIQDIKVGAFPGLFNVAVMNLSSNCIKSLPEQVFKGLGKLHSLHLERSCLNRVQRHTFSGLPGLRRLFLKHNSISEIEDQSLMELHELLELDLTANMLALLSSQLFQGLQNLEYLLLSHNQLAHLSPDTFSSLQRLFWLDLSHNHIETIADSLFAPLGNLRYLSLKNNSLRTFSAQLPALEQLWLEGNRWNCSCSLKGLRDFSLQKPSVVPRFVRAIQERDDCQTPVYTYNNLTCQSPLEVAGLDLRDVGEDHFAHC from the exons ATGACCCAGAGGAAAG GAGCCATTCCCCTGGCAGtgcagctgctgctgctcctcTGGGCAACGCTGGGCCCTGGAGCAGGGAGCTCCTCGAGCCCGGAAGGAGCAGAGGCTGGCGATCCCGAGCTCCTCAAGTGCCCGGGGGTCTGCACGTGCAGTTATGATGACTACAGTGAAGAGCTCAATGTCTACTGCAGCTCCAAAAATCTCACTCAGCTCCCCAGTGACCTGCCTGGCCCCACCAAGGCCCTATGGCTGGATGGCAACAACTTCACCACGCTCCCCACGGGGGCCTTCAAAAACCTCTCCAGCCTGGATTTCCTCAACCTGCAGAGCAGCCAGGTGGGCAGCCTCGAGCCGCACGCTTTCCATGGACTCAGGGCCCTCTATCACCTCCATCTGGAGCGAAACCGGCTCAAGTCCCTGGCCCCCAACACCTTCCTGCACACCCAGAACCTGGTGTCCCTGAGCCTCAACAACAACCACTTCAGCAAGGTGGAAGAGGGTCTCTTTGCAGGGCTGTCCAACCTCTGGGACTTAAACCTAGGCTGGAACTCGCTGGTGGTTCTCCCAGACACGCTGTTCCACGACCTGCCCAACCTGCGCGAGCTCGTCCTGGCCGGGAACAGGCTGGCTTACTTGCAGCCCCAGCTCTTCTGCAGCCTCACTGAGCTGCGGGAGCTGGACCTGAGCGGGAATGCTCTGAGGAGCATCAAGGCCAATGTCTTCATCAAGCTGCAGAAGCTGCAGAAGCTCTACCTGAGCCACAACCTCATCAGCACTGTGGCCCCCAGGGCTTTCCTGGGCCTCCGGTCCTTGCGCTGGCTGGACCTGTCTCACAACCGGATCGGCATCATCTTCGAGGAGACTTTCCTGGGCCTCCTCAGCCTGCATGTCCTGCGCCTGTCCAACAACGCCATCAGCAGTCTCCGGCCCAGGACCTTCAAAGACCTACAGATCCTGGAGGAGCTGCAGCTCGGGCACAACAAGATCAGGAGCCTGGGGGAGAGGACATTTGAGGGTCTGGGCCAATTGGAAGTCCTCACCCTGAACCACAATCAGATCCAGGACATCAAAGTTGGGGCATTCCCCGGCCTCTTCAATGTGGCTGTGATGAATCTGTCCAGCAACTGCATCAAAAGCCTCCCTGAGCAGGTCTTCAAGGGGCTTGGCAAACTGCACAGCCTCCACCTCGAGCGCAGCTGCCTCAACCGGGTCCAGCGGCACACGTTCTCAGGCCTCCCTGGTTTACGGAGACTCTTCTTGAAGCACAATAGCATCTCCGAGATCGAGGACCAGAGCCTGATGGAGCTGCACGAACTTTTGGAGCTGGACCTCACGGCCAACATGCTGGCACTCCTCTCCAGTCAGCTCTTCCAGGGTCTCCAGAACCTGGAGTACCTGCTTCTTTCCCACAACCAGCTGGCCCATCTCTCCCCAGATACCTTCAGCTCCCTCCAACGTCTGTTCTGGCTTGACCTCTCCCACAACCACATAGAAACCATAGCTGACAGCCTGTTTGCCCCTTTGGGGAATCTCAGGTATCTCAGCCTCAAGAACAACTCTCTTAGAACCTTCTCAGCCCAGCTCCCAGCCCTGGAACAACTGTGGTTGGAAGGAAACAGATGGAACTGCAGCTGTTCCCTAAAGGGGCTGAGGGATTTTTCCCTGCAAAAGCCCAGTGTGGTGCCTCGCTTTGTCCGAGCCATCCAAGAGCGGGACGACTGCCAGACTCCCGTGTACACCTATAATAACCTCACCTGTCAGAGCCCCCTCGAGGTGGCTGGCCTTGACCTGCGTGATGTGGGAGAAGACCATTTTGCTCACTGTTAA